TCCCTTCTTCGAAAGGTGGGGCGGGAGCTCAAAGGCCGCTTCGAATTTAAACTGCCCGAGACGATAACCCTCGAGCAGATCGCTCGGGTCAGCGGAGAATTGCTCCGAAGAATGGAGAAAGAGGGATCTTAAGGCTTGCCAATGGGCGACCTTTTCTGTATCATACCTTATCCTCTTCGGTGGCGAGGGAAGAGGTTTTTAGGAGGGTTTGCGAGCCATGAAGTCGAAGGGAGATATTCCCATCCTCTTCGTCGAGGCCGATTGCCTTCCCGAGGCCTGGGAGAAGACCGTCCTCAAGGTTTGGGATGAAGGACTCGAGATCCGAACCCAGTACGATAGAGCCGAGGACCCTCCAAGCAAGGATGCGACCGTGATCGTCACGATCCGGGATCCCTTCTCCGAACCGCGGATCCACAAGAACTTTCCCGGGGGGCCGGTGGAGCTCGAGATCTACCGGCAGGAGGTGGTGGAGGGGATCCACGACCATTGGATCGACCCTGAAGCCGGGAAGTGGACCTATACCTACCACGAGCGGCTCTTCGCCTACTGTCCCGTTCAGGACCTGAAAGCTCCGAAGGACCCCGTCAAACCTTTTTCGCCCGTGGATCAGATCGAGTACATCGTCGAGGCGCTTTCGAAGGCACCTTATTCGAGGCGGGCGCAGGCCATCACCTGGATGCCGACGGCTGATATCCATACGGACGACCCTCCCTGCCTCCAGAGGATCTGGTGCAGGCTGGCGGAGGACGAAACGGGCAGGTTGGTCCTTAATATGAATGCCCACTGGCGAAGCCGGGACCTTTATAAGGCCTGGTTCATGAACGTCTATGCCTTGACCGATCTCCAGAGGGTCATCGCGGAAAGGATTTCCGAGAGGATCGGAGGACCCGTGGGCATCGGCCGTTACGTGGATATCAGCGATTCGCTCCATCTCTATGGTCGGTATTTCGAGGAGATCTCGGCCGAGGTCGAAAAGA
This is a stretch of genomic DNA from Thermodesulfobacteriota bacterium. It encodes these proteins:
- a CDS encoding thymidylate synthase codes for the protein MKSKGDIPILFVEADCLPEAWEKTVLKVWDEGLEIRTQYDRAEDPPSKDATVIVTIRDPFSEPRIHKNFPGGPVELEIYRQEVVEGIHDHWIDPEAGKWTYTYHERLFAYCPVQDLKAPKDPVKPFSPVDQIEYIVEALSKAPYSRRAQAITWMPTADIHTDDPPCLQRIWCRLAEDETGRLVLNMNAHWRSRDLYKAWFMNVYALTDLQRVIAERISERIGGPVGIGRYVDISDSLHLYGRYFEEISAEVEKMRDGQFRNRSWDSTHPAFALMVEEARAKLARDPDWYAKGKK